AGCTGAGTTGCGGCAGCTTCTAGATTGGGGCGTTGGCGACGGGGTACACCGAGGGCTTGCTTCAGGACTTCTTCCGTAACACCTAGCTCGCTGGCAGCGGCAGCAAAATCAGGGCGGGGATGACGTTGACCATTTTCGGGGCGAGTTTCTGGCACACCGAGAGCCGTTTTTAACGTCTCTGTTGTTACACCGAGTTGGGTCGCAGCAGCCTCAAAATCAGGGCGAGAATGTCTTCTTTTGCCCATGTTTTCACTTTGTTCTAAATTGGAGCCTGTCTCAGGTTGCGCAATAACTTGATTAATAGTCATTAAACCAGCAATACCAATCACGACAGAGGAAGTAATGAGAATTAATGTACGACGGAAATTAGTCATGTCTAAAAACTTTGATCTCTACAATCCCTATTGAGCACCACGAAAATTACAGATTAATGTCCCCTTTCATTACAGAGTTGTAATTTTGCTGGGGAACAAAAAAATCTAAGATGAAAGCACGAATTTACAATCGTTTTAATGCATATTCTCTACGTCGAAGATGAGCTAAAAATTGCAGAATTTGTTCGTGCTGGTCTTAAGGAACAAGGTTTTGTGGTGGACTATTGTGATAACGGCAACGATGGTTATGATCGGGCGTTGCACCAAGATTATGACGTGATTGTGCTGGATATTATGGTGCCGGGAAAGGATGGTCTAGCCATTCTTAAAGGTATTCGTAAAGCGGGCAGCCAAACTCCGGTCATTCTCCTGACGGCGCGCAATGAACTGGACGATCGCCTTGATGGTTTAAATCTCGGTGCGGATGATTATATTGCGAAGCCATTTTTTGTGGAAGAACTGATTGCTCGTATCCATGCTGTGATTCGGCGGGTGTCCGGCGATCGCCAAAATATGTTGATTGTTGAGCCATTAAAACTAGATCGTCTGGCGCGGGAAGTGATGTGCAATGAGAAAGCGGTGGAACTCACCTCGCGGGAGTTTAACTTTCTAGAGTATTTAATGCGATCGCCGGGACGAGTATTTACGAGAACCCAAATTTTGGAACATGTCTGGGGCTACGACTTTAATCCCAATACGAATATTGTCGATGTCTGCGTGCAGCGTATCCGTAAAAAGCTCGATAAAGTGGGCGGTAAAGGCTGCATTGAAAGTGTGCGGGGTGTGGGCTATCGCTTTCAAAAACCGGAAACATCAATCTAAAGCTAATTGATTTCTTACTAGATTAAGCCTTTTGAAACTATCTTCTTTTCGACTGCGAATTGCTCTATTTTCTGCCATGCTCGCTGGCATTGCAGTATCAGGATTTGGTGGCATTTCTTACGTTTTACTTTATCAATCAAAAGCCCAAAATTTAGATCTTGAAATTCAAGAACGCTTATTACGAGAAGCCACGATTCCCAAACCAAGTACTGCTTGGCAATCTTTAGAAGAATCTCGTAATTTATTTTTTACAGAAAATTTCACCTCTAATGCTTTAGTCTATGTCCTCAATCATGACCAAACCATCATTTACCAATCAGTAAACTGGGAAAAAGATTTAAATCCTAATTTATCTTTTCCGCCACAACCATCACTACCTAAAGATTTTTTAAATAACCCTCGTCGTCCTGCTCCTTCTATGATGAATCGAGATATACAGCGACGACCCTTTAAGGCTCAACAGCTTCAAGAACTCACCAATCTTTCACCGTTAACAACCATCAAAACGACTAATGGTTATTGGCGACTAGGCACGGCATCTTCACCATTTGTCCAGATGGCGATCGCCGTCAATTTAGAAGTAATAGATCAAGAGATGGCGCTCATTCGGAATATTTTTGTGCTGCTCATTCCGGCAACGTTGGTGATAGTAATGGCGGGGGCGTGGTGGCTTTCAAGTAATGCCCTCGGCTCTGTGCAAAAGATTACGAATACTCTCAAAAAAGTAACGGCAAAAGGGCTTGATCAGCGGGTATCAATTAACGATTTAGATACAGAATTTTTTGAACTTGTAAATGTGTTTAATCAAATGATGGCACGTCTGGAACGGAGCTTTCAACAGGCTTCGCGGTTTAGTGGTGATGCTGCCCACGAACTCAAAACTCCCCTCGCTATTTTGCAGGGAGAGTTAGAACAGGCGATGCAAAATGCTCCGGCAGGTTCGCCGCAACAACAAACTTTTGGGCGCTTACTAGATGAAATTCGACGGCTCAGTTCGATTACCCGCAAACTATTACTTTTATCTTTGGCTGATGCGGGTCAAATGAAGCTGCAAACTCAAACAATTGATTTTTCTGAGCTGGTGTTAGAGCTCACTGAAGATATTGAACTGATGGCTCCAGAGTTAAATTTACAACTAAAACTTGCACGAAATTTAAAGCTTAAGGGCGATCGCCAACTCATCATCCAAGTCTTACAAAATCTAATTACTAATGCGATTAAATACAATATTCCTAACGGTTTTATCGCTATTGAAACGTTCCAGAATCAACACCATATTATTTTCAAAATTAGTAATTCTTCCAATGGTCTAAAGGGCGGCGATCGCCAGCGAGTTTTTGAACGATTTCAACGGGGCGATGCTTCCCATAATCGCAAAGTCGAAGGCTTCGGTTTAGGTTTAAGTTTATCTAGGGAAATTGCCCGCGCTCACGGTGGTAACTTGAAACTCGAACCGACTACAAAATTAGTGGTTTTCACTCTAACCTTACCGACACTACTAAATTAGGAAAAAAGTGATTTAATCTTGATAAATTTTGTCCTAAAACTTCAAGGGTTACTGCGTAAAAAACTGCCAAATCATGCGGGGCAAAGCAATAATTTGCTCGGCAATTTGATCGGATCGAATCCCAAAGGCAATTTGCAAAATCAAGGCGATCGCCGCAATCGTCAAAGCTGTTTTAATACTGGTTTTAACGATATTGACAAAGGCCGTAAAGACGAGCCAAGAGACAATGACGGCGGCAACAATGACGATAATTTCGACGGGCATAGGCAGAAGTGATAAACACAAAAAGTGGCAACTTCATAGCAACTGGCGATCGCCAATGGCCAAAGATTTAGCTTTTAGGATACAGGATGTCGGCTAAGACCATACAGCATCTTTATGCTGATCAGTTATCAGGTATCAGTTATCAGTGATCAGTTATCAGGTATCAGTTATCAGGTGTTTTTATGTTGCAATGTGACGCACTGTTGGGCTATTAGGATCGGAGTTTACGCAACCATTGGTCTTCATCGGAGCTGTCTTTGGCGATCGCCAGATAGGCATGTTCCGTCCATTCCACAATGATAATTTTTTGCCCTCTAGTTGGTACAACTGTTGCCCAAGGGGGACTACTTGCATTTACTGTCACCATGTTGCGTGCTGCGTCGTAAACATCCACTTGCCCGATTTTTCCGTCAATGTAGGGGGGCAAAATCTTTGATGTGACTGTGCCCTCGCAACCGACGAGCCGTTCGCTACTGACATCTTCGCCAAATGACGCGAACATTTTGCCAAGGGGATAAGCCAGCAGTTTGCCACTCCACAAGGCGATCGCCCCACTCAGCCAAAATACACCTGCTCCCATTACCCCTGTCGGAATTTGACCCGTACCTGCACCAATCCAAACATTAAAAATCCAGCCCAGCAATCCCCATAAACTACAGTCGATCGCCAGCAAGATCATTAAGGGAGCTTGCCCAAACCCAAACCAAGATAAAACCGAGAGCACGCCAGAACTACCGTCCGCCTCAACATCACCATCGACATCGCCATCAATGTCTGCATCCACATCCGCGTCAATATCAGCATCCACATCAACGTCCACGTCTAAATCCGCATCAACTTCCGCATCCAGATCATCGTCGCCTCCGCCAGAAAAAATCACGAAGAGGAAAAGCACTATACCCAAACCCAGCAGTACCCAGTATCCTAAATTCGCGGCATCAAAAATCATTGGTTTTTCGGACTCATTCGCAGTGGAGAGGTTTGCTTTTCAGCATAATCTGAAGTCCTAGCTCCTCTACCGATAATGACAAGGTTTGTAATTGAGAAAATCAAAAAATGCGCAGGCGATCGCCACCTTGATGACCAAGATGCTATTAGCAAAACATTTGATGTAAGACACTTATTTGCCAAAACGCTGTTGCGCGCGAACGACTAATTCCGCTGTAATTTCTTCAACTTCCTCTTCACGAGCTAGCTCTTCAATAGTTTGGCGAGCTTGGGAGCGGGCATAAAAAGGAATATTTTTATATTTCACCTTGGCAGCTTCAGTCCAAGGAATTTCTTCTGGAAAATTAGGATAATTCATTGCACATCTAATTTAGAAAGGTATTTTGATCATAGCAGGGATTTATAGAGACAGAAGCGCGACAAAGCTTACCGCATCACGTTTTCTGAGTTTTGGATGATTGCCTATTATGGGGCAAGTTATCGGGGCGATCGCCACGTCGATTAAACCATTGTTTTCCGGAGTTGTAATGCGTGAAACAAGCTTAAAATATCGCACTGCCATACCGGTAAAACTAAGGTCATCAGAATTTCTTCGACGGTATTCAGCCAACACAAGGCGATCGCCAACCAAAGGGTTTCCGCATAATTAAAACCAAATAACGCAATGGTTGCAATCAAGAGTGCCAGTCCCCAAGCTTTGGCAGTGTAGGTATGGAAGCTGGGCATTTTTTTGAATTTAATCAAACTCACCGTAAACAAACAAAGCTGAATGGCGATCGCCGAGAGTAGCGGTATTTTGAAGGCGACTAAGACTTCTGGGTATACGAGCCAAGCACTGATGGCAATACACAAATAAAGAGAAATATCAGCCCAACTATCCGCCTGACGTAAGGCGGTGGTGCTCACCCCCAAACGGCGGGCGATAATGCCGTCAAAAATATCCGATAACACCGCCAAGATATAGCCAACGACAAACCAAGAACTGGTACGCTGATCGGCAGCATCCCACAGTAGCAAGGGAGCAACAGCAAACCGGAAACTAACTAAAATTCCCGGAAGCCATCGCATACAAAAAATAACTTGATGATGCCAATAAATACTCTGGTTTTTGATTTTAATCATGGCTGGATCTGATGGGAACTGGAGTGAGTGATCGCTCTACTTTAGTGATGAATAATTGTTTTAATTACAAACACCAACAATTTGCAGTCTAAGTAACATTTAAAGGTAGTGTTTTTCGTAAAATAGAAGGCTGGACATTTTTTATATTCTCTTCGCTCATTGTAGTCATGCAAGCTCAAAGCCCTTACGAAACAAAAACTCAGGCGATCGCCAAAGAATTAATCTCTGCAACACGGGAAAAACGCTCATTTTTCTCAAAATTACAGGATCAAATGCGCCTAGACGATAAATTACTGGGCTGGACAATGGAAAACCCCTTTTTACGGGTGCAATTGTTTCGCTTTATTGATACCTTACCTGCCCTAAAAGATAACGGTGAAATCGCCCGTCATCTCCAGCAATATTTAGGCGATGATACCGTTGAGTTGCCCGCTGCTCTGAAGAAAATTTTAAACTTTACAGAACCGAATTCGCCGCCAGCCCAAATTGCCGCCGCAACCATTAGTAAATCGGTGGAAACCCTCGCTTTTAAATATATTTCTGGCGAAAACACTAAACAACTTCTAAAAACTGTCGAACGGCTGCGCAAGGACAAAATGGCGTTTACGATTGACCTCCTCGGCGAAGCGGTAATCACAGAATCGGAAGCGCAACAATATCAACAAACCTATTTGGATTTGATGGCAGATCTTGCAGCAGAAGCGAAGCGTTGGTCTAAGGTGAATGCCATTGATGAAGCGGATGGAGAAGCCCTCGCAAAAGTTCAGGTGTCGGTAAAATTAACGGCGTTTTATTCGCAATTTGATCCCCTCGATCCGGCGGGCAGTAAAGCAAATGTGGCTGAAAGGGTACGGCTGTTATTACGTCACGCGAAAGACCTTGGAGTGGCTGTTCATTTTGATATGGAGCACTACGAATATAAGACTCTCACGCTGCAAATTCTTAAGGAAGTTTTGATGGAAGAAGAGTTCCGCGATCGCCGTGATATTGGCGTAACGATGCAGGGATATTTGCGGGATTCTTATGCCGATCTAGAAGGTCTGGTTGCATGGGCAAAGGAGCGGGGCACACCCATCACTGTCCGCCTTGTGAAGGGTGCTTATTGGGATCAGGAAACGATTAATGCCTTGCAAAATCATTGGGAACAGCCCGTTTTTAATGAGAAGGGCGCGACGGATATTAACTACGAACGCATGACTCGTTTGCTATTGGAAAATCACCAGTATCTCTACGGGGCGATCGCCAGTCATAATGTGCGGTCTCAGGCGGTGGCTTGTGCGATCGCCAAGGAACTGAATATTCCCCGCCGCAACTTTGAATGTCAGGTGCTGTATGGCATGGGCGATCAACTGGCGAAAGCTTTGGTGAAAGAAGGCTATCGGGTGCGAGTGTATTGTCCCTATGGCAAAATTCTGCCGGGGATGGCCTATCTCATTCGTCGTTTGCTGGAAAATACCGCCAATAGTTCTTTCCTCCGCCAAAACCTAGAGGAACGTCCCGTTGAAGAATTGATTGCACCACCGACAGGCGATCTCAACCAAACTATCCATGACATCGCCGCCAGCCCTATTCATTTTGATGCGGCTCCCAATACTGATTACGCCGAGCCAGATTTGCGGAGTAAGGCAGAATTTGCCCTTGATGAAGTGAAAAAGCAGCTGGGCAAACGCTATTTGCCTTTCATCAACGGCGAATATGTGCAAACCGAAAATTTTGTAGATTCGGTAAATCCTTCTCGTTCAGCAGAACTTATAGGTAAGGTTGGGCAAATTTCTCAGGAGCAAGCACAAGAGGCGATCGCCGCTGCTAAAGCTGCCTTTCCCGCATGGAAGAAAACCCCTGCTACCGAACGGGCCAACATTCTCCGTAAAGCTGCCGAAATCATGGAAACCCGCCGCCATGAATTGAATGCTTGGATTTGTCTTGAAACCGGAAAAACCTTGCGCGAAGCTGATCCGGAAGTGTCGGAAGCGATCGATTTTTGTCGTTACTATGCCGATGAAATGGAGCGTCTCGCCCATGGTTTCGACGTGAAACCCGATGACCTCTCCCAAGTGCGCGGTTTCAAAAAATATGATGTGTGCGGTGAAACCAACCGTTACCATTACCAACCACGCGGCATTGCGGTGGTTATTTCTCCTTGGAATTTTCCCTTTGCGATCGCCACAGGTATGACCGTTGCAGCACTGGTAACTGGTAACTGCACACTGTTAAAGCCTGCCGCCACCTCCAGCGTCATCGGCGCAAAAATCGCCGAAATTCTCATCGAAGCCGGAATGCCCAAAGGTGTGTTCCAGTTTGTGCCGGGGCGGGGTTCTACCGTTGGTAACTACATGGTAAAACATCCCGATGTGCATCTCATTGCCTTTACTGGTTCCCGCGAAGTGGGTTGTGATATTTATGCGAATGCGGCGATCGTGCAACCGGGTCAAAAGCATCTCAAGCGGGTCATTGCGGAGATGGGCGGAAAGAACGCGATCATCGTCGATGACAGTGCCGACCTCGACCAAGCGGTGGCGGGAGTGCTCCATTCTGCCTTTGGTTATAGCGGTCAAAAGTGTTCGGCTTGTTCCCGTGCCATTGTGATGGATGCGGTGCATGACACCTTCGTTGAGCGTCTGGTGGAAGCGGTGAAATCCATTAATGTCGGTGAAACGGATAATCCCAGCGTCAAGATGGGGCCTGTGATTGATGGGTCTGCCCAAGCAAAAATTAAGGACTACATCCTCAAGGGTAAGGAGCAATCCACCGTCGCCTTTGAAACGGAGGTGCCAGACAATGGATTCTATGTGTCCCCCACGATTTTCACTGGGGTAAAGGCTGACCACGGGATCGCCCAAGAGGAGATTTTTGGGCCAGTGCTGGCGGTGATTAAGGTGAGTTCCTTTGATGAGGCGTTAGAGGTTGCCAATGGCACGGACTATGCGCTGACTGGTGGGATTTACTCGCGCACTCCCCTCTCCATTGAGCGGGCAACGGAGGAGTTTGAAGTGGGTAATCTTTATATCAATCGGGGGATTACGGGGGCGATCGTGTCGCGTCAACCGTTTGGTGGCTTCAAGATGTCTGGTGTGGGTTCTAAAGCGGGTGGCCCTGATTATCTCCTGCAATTCCTAGAGCCACGTCATGTGACTGAAAATGTTCAACGTCAAGGTTTTGCACCTATTGAAGGAGTTGATTAACTCATAAAAGTAATATTTTTAGGTCAGATAAATAAGTGCAACCCTAGTACTTTGTAACAATATATTTCAGATTTTATCAGCACCCTAGAGGTGCTTTTTTTATTGGTTATGTTGTTCTAAACATTGATTTAAGCAAGAACAAGCACTTACGTAAATATATTTATTTTTTGTATTTTAACTTAGGTAAAACAGGCTTTTCTAGGATACAAATATGGACTTTTCCCAAATTCAGCCGGCATCATCTAGCGAAATTCAGTCCCTTCATATCAATGATGCAAAAGACTTATTAATGGTCTATGACCATCAAGCTAATGCGGGAGATCAAGTCGAAATGTTTTTGTCCCTTGCAGAAACGCAGCCTGATAAAGCACTCGGTCTATTTGCAACAGTGTTAGGAAAGACAAAAAATCTACCTAAGAAAGCGCTGGCTTTGCAAGGATTTGGACATTTAACAGATAGCTATAAAGTTTCTTTGGCTAGTGGTATGTCTTCGGAAAGCCAAGAATTACTAAAAATTCTCTGTAGCGAACTAAAAAATAAAACTAATGACCTTACAATTTGGGCTGCAACAGAAGCAATTCAAGGAATTGGTTTTCCAAGTCACTTGCTTGAACATTCTGAAGGGGGAGATCTATCAGAGTCGCCGCGAAGAATTAAAAAGGAAGTTCTTGAACGTAATCTACAGCAACTTCATAAAATCCA
The sequence above is a segment of the [Limnothrix rosea] IAM M-220 genome. Coding sequences within it:
- a CDS encoding response regulator transcription factor, which produces MHILYVEDELKIAEFVRAGLKEQGFVVDYCDNGNDGYDRALHQDYDVIVLDIMVPGKDGLAILKGIRKAGSQTPVILLTARNELDDRLDGLNLGADDYIAKPFFVEELIARIHAVIRRVSGDRQNMLIVEPLKLDRLAREVMCNEKAVELTSREFNFLEYLMRSPGRVFTRTQILEHVWGYDFNPNTNIVDVCVQRIRKKLDKVGGKGCIESVRGVGYRFQKPETSI
- a CDS encoding sensor histidine kinase — encoded protein: MKLSSFRLRIALFSAMLAGIAVSGFGGISYVLLYQSKAQNLDLEIQERLLREATIPKPSTAWQSLEESRNLFFTENFTSNALVYVLNHDQTIIYQSVNWEKDLNPNLSFPPQPSLPKDFLNNPRRPAPSMMNRDIQRRPFKAQQLQELTNLSPLTTIKTTNGYWRLGTASSPFVQMAIAVNLEVIDQEMALIRNIFVLLIPATLVIVMAGAWWLSSNALGSVQKITNTLKKVTAKGLDQRVSINDLDTEFFELVNVFNQMMARLERSFQQASRFSGDAAHELKTPLAILQGELEQAMQNAPAGSPQQQTFGRLLDEIRRLSSITRKLLLLSLADAGQMKLQTQTIDFSELVLELTEDIELMAPELNLQLKLARNLKLKGDRQLIIQVLQNLITNAIKYNIPNGFIAIETFQNQHHIIFKISNSSNGLKGGDRQRVFERFQRGDASHNRKVEGFGLGLSLSREIARAHGGNLKLEPTTKLVVFTLTLPTLLN
- a CDS encoding OB-fold-containig protein, whose translation is MIFDAANLGYWVLLGLGIVLFLFVIFSGGGDDDLDAEVDADLDVDVDVDADIDADVDADIDGDVDGDVEADGSSGVLSVLSWFGFGQAPLMILLAIDCSLWGLLGWIFNVWIGAGTGQIPTGVMGAGVFWLSGAIALWSGKLLAYPLGKMFASFGEDVSSERLVGCEGTVTSKILPPYIDGKIGQVDVYDAARNMVTVNASSPPWATVVPTRGQKIIIVEWTEHAYLAIAKDSSDEDQWLRKLRS
- a CDS encoding PCP reductase family protein, with protein sequence MNYPNFPEEIPWTEAAKVKYKNIPFYARSQARQTIEELAREEEVEEITAELVVRAQQRFGK
- a CDS encoding CDP-alcohol phosphatidyltransferase family protein produces the protein MIKIKNQSIYWHHQVIFCMRWLPGILVSFRFAVAPLLLWDAADQRTSSWFVVGYILAVLSDIFDGIIARRLGVSTTALRQADSWADISLYLCIAISAWLVYPEVLVAFKIPLLSAIAIQLCLFTVSLIKFKKMPSFHTYTAKAWGLALLIATIALFGFNYAETLWLAIALCWLNTVEEILMTLVLPVWQCDILSLFHALQLRKTMV
- the pruA gene encoding L-glutamate gamma-semialdehyde dehydrogenase, with amino-acid sequence MQAQSPYETKTQAIAKELISATREKRSFFSKLQDQMRLDDKLLGWTMENPFLRVQLFRFIDTLPALKDNGEIARHLQQYLGDDTVELPAALKKILNFTEPNSPPAQIAAATISKSVETLAFKYISGENTKQLLKTVERLRKDKMAFTIDLLGEAVITESEAQQYQQTYLDLMADLAAEAKRWSKVNAIDEADGEALAKVQVSVKLTAFYSQFDPLDPAGSKANVAERVRLLLRHAKDLGVAVHFDMEHYEYKTLTLQILKEVLMEEEFRDRRDIGVTMQGYLRDSYADLEGLVAWAKERGTPITVRLVKGAYWDQETINALQNHWEQPVFNEKGATDINYERMTRLLLENHQYLYGAIASHNVRSQAVACAIAKELNIPRRNFECQVLYGMGDQLAKALVKEGYRVRVYCPYGKILPGMAYLIRRLLENTANSSFLRQNLEERPVEELIAPPTGDLNQTIHDIAASPIHFDAAPNTDYAEPDLRSKAEFALDEVKKQLGKRYLPFINGEYVQTENFVDSVNPSRSAELIGKVGQISQEQAQEAIAAAKAAFPAWKKTPATERANILRKAAEIMETRRHELNAWICLETGKTLREADPEVSEAIDFCRYYADEMERLAHGFDVKPDDLSQVRGFKKYDVCGETNRYHYQPRGIAVVISPWNFPFAIATGMTVAALVTGNCTLLKPAATSSVIGAKIAEILIEAGMPKGVFQFVPGRGSTVGNYMVKHPDVHLIAFTGSREVGCDIYANAAIVQPGQKHLKRVIAEMGGKNAIIVDDSADLDQAVAGVLHSAFGYSGQKCSACSRAIVMDAVHDTFVERLVEAVKSINVGETDNPSVKMGPVIDGSAQAKIKDYILKGKEQSTVAFETEVPDNGFYVSPTIFTGVKADHGIAQEEIFGPVLAVIKVSSFDEALEVANGTDYALTGGIYSRTPLSIERATEEFEVGNLYINRGITGAIVSRQPFGGFKMSGVGSKAGGPDYLLQFLEPRHVTENVQRQGFAPIEGVD